In Herpetosiphonaceae bacterium, the genomic stretch GTATTGGCGTTCATCGCTGTACTCCTTATCGAGTTTCAAGTTTCGAGGTGAGGCCCTCACCGGGCCCAGAGGGCGCCCGCCCTCTCCCGCTGCGGCAGGCGAGGGGGAGCTTTGGTTCTCGGTTCTCGGTTCTCCCCTTTGTTCTCTTGTTCTCTTGTTCCTTTGTTCCTTCGTCCCCTACGCCGCCCGAACGTACGCCTCAGCGCCATGCGCGCCGCCGCCCCGCACCATCGCCACCCGCCCGGTGCGGACCATCTCACGGATGCCGAACGGACGCACCAGCTCGATGAACGACTCCACTTTGTCCGCTCCGGCGCTCAGCTCGAAGATCAGCGAGTCGTGCGCGACATCGACGATCTTGGCGCCGAAGACATCGGCCAGGCTGTTCAGCTCGGCGCGACGGCTGGGCGGCGCGTGGACCTTGAGCAGCACCAGCTCGCGGGCGACATTCGGGTCGGCGGTGACATCGCTGACCTTGAGCACCTCGATCAGGCGGTAGAGCTGCTTGATCACCTGCTCCACGCTGGTCTGGCTGCCGTCCACGACGATCGTCATGCGCGAGACGCCGGACGTTTCGGTATGGCCGACGGTCAGGCTCTCGATGTTGAAGCCGCGCCGCCGGAAGAGACTTGCCACCCGGTTCAGAACGCCGGGATGATCTTGCATCAGTGCGACAAGTGTATGTTTCATAGCTGCTCCTGAGTGAACCAAGAGCCAAAGGTCAGTTTCTCGGTTCTTGGTTCTTGGTTCTTGGTGCTCCGTGCCCGGCCCTGTGTTCTCTATTCTTTGTTCTTCCTGCCACCCCGTGTGGAGAGGAGAAGAACTGGCGGGGGACACTCACACACCCCCGGCCTTCGCGATGCGCGGCCCTACACCTCAACCATCGGCGACTCGGTGATCATCTCGCCGATCGACGCGCCGGGAGCGACCATCGGATACACGTTGACCTCGCGCTCGACCTGGAACTCGATCAGCAGCGGGCCGGGCGTATCGTAGGCCGCGTTGATCGCGTCGGCGACCTGCGACTGGTGCGTGACGCGCACGCCGGGAATGCCGTACGCCTCGGCAACTTTGATGAAGTCGGGGCTCCACATCGGCGTGGCCGAGTAGCGCCGATCGTGGAACAGCTCCTGCCACTGGCGCACCATGCCGAGGTAGCCGTTGTTGATGATCGCAATCTTGACCGGCAGGCCCTCCTGCACCACCGTCGCCAACTCCTGCATATTCATCTGGAAGCCGCCGTCTCCGGCGATAACCCAGACCGTCTCGCCGGGCTGCGCCATCTGCGCGCCGATCGCCGCCGGAAGCGCAAAGCCCATCGTGCCGAGGCCGCCGCTCGTGATCTGCGTGTGCGGATGGAGCCAGTCGATCAACTGCGCCGCCCACATCTGATGCTGGCCCACGTCGGTGCAGACGCGGTACGCGCCGCGCTGGTTGACGATCTCGGTAAAGGTGGCGAAGACATCGTGCGGCATGAACATCTGCGTATCGGGGCGGTGGTACTGCTGCCGGTGCAGGTGCTCGTCGCGGATCGCATGGATATGGCGGACCCAGGCGGTACACTCGCGCGGCGGCAGCTCTTCGAGCATCGTCCGCAGCACCAGTTGCGCGTCGCCCACGATCGGCACATCTGCACGAATATTCTTGCCAATCTCCGAAGGATCGATGTCGATGTGGATGATCTTGGCGTGCGGCGCGAACGACGAGGTCTTGCCGGTGACGCGGTCGTCGAAGCGGCTGCCGATGTTGAGGATCAGATCGCACTCCTGAATCGCGCGATTGTTGTGGACCCAGCCGTGCATACCGGGCATGCCCAGCGCCAGCGGATGATCTTCGGGGAAACAGCCGATGCCGAGCAGCGTCGTGATCACCGGCATGCCCGTGCGCTCGGCCAGCTCGCGCAGCTCGGCGAACGCGCCTGAGAGTTGCACGCCGCGTCCGG encodes the following:
- the ilvN gene encoding acetolactate synthase small subunit is translated as MKHTLVALMQDHPGVLNRVASLFRRRGFNIESLTVGHTETSGVSRMTIVVDGSQTSVEQVIKQLYRLIEVLKVSDVTADPNVARELVLLKVHAPPSRRAELNSLADVFGAKIVDVAHDSLIFELSAGADKVESFIELVRPFGIREMVRTGRVAMVRGGGAHGAEAYVRAA
- the ilvB gene encoding biosynthetic-type acetolactate synthase large subunit; the encoded protein is MSETRTGAQIMCEALIREGVEIMFGYPGGAIMPFYHALPEYPELKHVLVRHEQAAGHAAEGYARASGKVGVCVATSGPGATNLVTALADAMMDSVPIVAITGQVAAQFIGKDAFQETDVTGITQPITKHNYLVTEIDDLAAVFKEAFHIARTGRPGPVLIDVAKNAQQARTTPRWPESVSLPGYRPTYEGNRRQVREAIKLIGAAQKPLILAGRGVQLSGAFAELRELAERTGMPVITTLLGIGCFPEDHPLALGMPGMHGWVHNNRAIQECDLILNIGSRFDDRVTGKTSSFAPHAKIIHIDIDPSEIGKNIRADVPIVGDAQLVLRTMLEELPPRECTAWVRHIHAIRDEHLHRQQYHRPDTQMFMPHDVFATFTEIVNQRGAYRVCTDVGQHQMWAAQLIDWLHPHTQITSGGLGTMGFALPAAIGAQMAQPGETVWVIAGDGGFQMNMQELATVVQEGLPVKIAIINNGYLGMVRQWQELFHDRRYSATPMWSPDFIKVAEAYGIPGVRVTHQSQVADAINAAYDTPGPLLIEFQVEREVNVYPMVAPGASIGEMITESPMVEV